The following proteins are co-located in the Siansivirga zeaxanthinifaciens CC-SAMT-1 genome:
- a CDS encoding bifunctional nuclease family protein gives MSLVRLNIKGISYSQTQNGAYALILNEMDGDRKLPIVIGAFEAQSIAIALEKEIRPPRPLTHDLFKNFADRFDIIIKQVIIHKLVDGVFYSSLICERDKIEEIIDARTSDAIALALRFDAPIFTYKNILDKAGIYLKVNPKEDENQENQDSILVDDFLAEEVENKPSKEMYSSKTLQELQNLLDEAVANEDYEKAAHIRDEMSKRE, from the coding sequence ATGAGTTTAGTAAGATTAAATATAAAAGGAATCTCCTACAGCCAAACACAAAATGGCGCTTACGCATTAATTTTAAACGAAATGGATGGCGACCGGAAATTGCCCATAGTTATTGGTGCTTTTGAAGCCCAGTCTATTGCCATTGCTTTAGAAAAAGAAATTCGTCCTCCTAGACCGCTTACTCACGATTTATTTAAAAATTTTGCCGACCGCTTCGACATTATAATAAAACAAGTTATAATCCATAAATTAGTTGATGGCGTTTTTTATTCTAGTTTAATTTGCGAACGCGATAAAATTGAGGAAATAATTGATGCCAGAACAAGCGATGCCATTGCATTAGCACTTCGTTTTGATGCTCCTATTTTTACCTATAAAAACATTCTTGATAAAGCTGGAATTTATTTAAAAGTAAACCCTAAAGAAGATGAAAATCAAGAAAACCAAGATAGTATTTTGGTAGATGATTTTTTAGCTGAAGAGGTTGAAAACAAACCTTCTAAAGAAATGTATTCATCTAAAACCTTACAGGAATTACAAAATTTATTAGATGAAGCCGTTGCCAACGAAGACTATGAAAAGGCAGCACATATTCGTGATGAAATGTCGAAACGAGAATAA
- a CDS encoding electron transfer flavoprotein subunit alpha/FixB family protein, which yields MSVLVYTESEQGKFKKSALEVASYAKAVATQLGTTVTAVTINNNNPSELGNYGVDKVLNVTNPVLETFNAKAYADVLKQASENENSKVIIVSSSADSKYLSPLLAVNLNAAFASNVIEAPLSIEPFTVKRPAFTNKAFETLSIHTDVKIIGVSNNAFGVKENSVSAMVEAFTPSISELGVHIESVDKSSNKVSIADAEIVVSGGRGLKGPENWNIIEELADVLGAATACSKPVSDLGWRPHSEHVGQTGKPVASNLYIAIGISGAIQHLAGINASKVKVVINTDPEAPFFKAADYGVVGDAFEVVPQLIEKLKTFKAQQ from the coding sequence ATGTCAGTTTTAGTATATACAGAATCAGAACAAGGAAAATTTAAAAAAAGTGCTCTAGAGGTTGCTTCCTATGCAAAAGCTGTGGCTACACAATTAGGCACAACCGTTACAGCTGTAACTATTAACAACAACAATCCATCGGAATTAGGAAATTATGGTGTCGACAAAGTTTTAAATGTAACAAATCCTGTATTAGAAACATTTAACGCCAAAGCTTACGCCGATGTTTTAAAACAAGCTTCAGAAAACGAAAACTCTAAAGTAATTATTGTGAGTTCTTCTGCCGATAGCAAATACCTATCGCCGCTATTGGCAGTTAATTTAAACGCAGCATTTGCTTCGAATGTTATTGAAGCGCCGCTTAGCATAGAACCATTTACAGTTAAAAGACCGGCTTTTACAAATAAAGCTTTTGAAACGCTTAGCATCCATACTGATGTTAAAATTATTGGTGTTTCAAACAATGCCTTTGGTGTTAAAGAAAATAGTGTAAGCGCTATGGTTGAAGCTTTTACGCCTTCAATTTCAGAATTAGGTGTTCATATAGAGTCTGTAGATAAATCGTCTAACAAGGTAAGCATTGCCGATGCAGAAATAGTTGTTTCGGGAGGACGCGGATTAAAAGGTCCTGAAAACTGGAATATCATTGAAGAATTAGCCGATGTTCTTGGGGCAGCAACCGCTTGTTCTAAGCCTGTATCAGATTTAGGATGGCGACCACACAGCGAGCACGTTGGACAAACAGGAAAACCAGTTGCTTCTAATTTATATATAGCTATTGGTATTTCAGGTGCTATTCAGCATTTAGCAGGTATTAATGCATCAAAAGTAAAAGTAGTTATCAATACAGATCCGGAAGCGCCGTTTTTTAAAGCGGCCGATTATGGTGTGGTAGGCGATGCTTTTGAAGTAGTACCTCAGCTCATAGAAAAATTAAAAACTTTTAAAGCACAACAATAA
- a CDS encoding electron transfer flavoprotein subunit beta/FixA family protein, producing the protein MKILVCISHVPDTTSKINFSEDNTKFDTTGVQFVINPNDEFGLTRAMWFKEKQGAHVTIANVGGPETEPTMRKALAIGADAAIRINTTPTDAFSVAKQLAQVVKDGGYDLVIAGKESIDYNGGMVPGMIAGLTNTNFINSCISLEIDGNNAKATREIDGGKEHVSTTLPLVIAGQKGLVEESDLRIPNMRGIMMARQKPLTVLEPIDAAVETNSISFEKPAPKGAVKLVASDNLDELINLLHNEAKVI; encoded by the coding sequence ATGAAAATATTAGTCTGCATTAGTCATGTTCCAGACACCACATCAAAAATTAATTTCAGCGAAGACAACACTAAATTTGATACTACTGGTGTGCAATTTGTAATTAACCCGAACGACGAATTTGGCTTAACCCGTGCCATGTGGTTTAAAGAAAAACAAGGAGCGCATGTAACTATTGCCAATGTTGGTGGACCAGAAACAGAGCCTACCATGCGAAAAGCTTTAGCCATTGGAGCCGATGCTGCCATTCGAATAAACACCACGCCTACCGATGCCTTTTCGGTTGCGAAACAATTAGCGCAGGTAGTTAAAGATGGTGGTTACGATTTAGTTATTGCAGGCAAAGAATCTATTGATTATAACGGCGGCATGGTACCTGGAATGATTGCTGGGTTAACCAATACTAACTTTATTAATAGTTGTATTAGTTTAGAAATTGATGGTAATAATGCGAAGGCTACAAGAGAAATTGACGGCGGTAAAGAACACGTTTCTACAACGCTTCCTTTAGTTATTGCTGGACAAAAAGGTTTGGTTGAAGAAAGTGATTTACGCATCCCGAACATGCGTGGTATTATGATGGCGCGCCAAAAACCATTAACCGTTTTAGAACCTATAGATGCAGCCGTTGAAACCAACTCTATTTCTTTTGAAAAACCAGCACCTAAAGGCGCTGTGAAATTAGTGGCTTCCGATAATTTAGACGAGTTAATTAACTTACTTCACAACGAAGCAAAAGTTATTTAA
- a CDS encoding T9SS type A sorting domain-containing protein encodes MVLSFNFTIGQNRFPYDALSLTDGSFDTSININTSAGVSPFNNLLLGSNVDFNTSIARSLLSRAPLFASNGALVNISAVNQGFNSVNGQQFIAENDPVVLRFPQGVFANTYHWEQVLDDTGQEIAAADSRHIIDPFIVNGRLISQHDSPVSVRIGYPSLKSIFDTAANNGKPLDLLTVLSIIGNDADSNGRRWSSMIEDGLDVKDMELGNEFFFRSQRSGTISTEAQWVARARQIVENIKNRASALNKTVRFAIPISFRGGDPTQSQSTRDFHQNYNDLITVDESFFDAIVVHRYVNAQREDGNRPENLTDQSLRDLVSASRIMDQSLTYSKTQVSEDKNSIWLTEWGVAGSEDDAIGASFLGAADIYSHIITNNDRLEVERINWFSTVGANAQYTVNGTLSNVEIGRTGYGDVYSVLRDNLRDSNMFKDYSLTAPELKIGGEVQQEKAIHALAVRRSDGTPRLIITNKTNATARLNVNIDGNRENIINYISSGYRWESLASATSIPYSDEQTITDAILVPPFSVIKVDMSFGEGVAILSTEDIGNFNNDTDFVLFPNPTSSAFNITLNGMNSANIIITDMLGKVVIQTNTKSANLQLNTNGVLKSGLYFVRVVGDNNTSFVKKLVVK; translated from the coding sequence TTGGTTTTAAGTTTTAACTTTACTATTGGGCAAAATAGGTTTCCTTATGACGCCCTAAGCTTAACTGATGGTTCTTTTGATACTTCAATAAACATAAATACTTCTGCAGGTGTAAGTCCTTTTAATAATTTGTTGTTGGGAAGCAATGTAGATTTTAACACCTCAATTGCTAGATCTCTATTATCTAGAGCCCCATTATTTGCATCAAATGGCGCCCTTGTTAACATTAGTGCTGTAAATCAAGGGTTTAACTCTGTAAATGGTCAGCAATTTATTGCAGAAAACGACCCTGTAGTACTCCGTTTTCCTCAAGGTGTATTTGCAAATACCTACCATTGGGAACAAGTTTTAGATGACACTGGTCAAGAAATTGCAGCTGCAGATTCTAGACACATTATAGATCCTTTTATAGTAAATGGAAGACTAATATCACAACACGACAGCCCCGTTAGTGTGCGTATAGGTTACCCCTCTTTAAAATCTATTTTTGATACAGCTGCCAACAATGGTAAGCCTTTAGATTTACTTACAGTACTAAGTATTATTGGAAATGATGCCGATTCTAACGGAAGAAGATGGAGCTCTATGATAGAAGACGGATTAGATGTTAAGGATATGGAATTAGGTAATGAATTCTTTTTTAGAAGTCAAAGATCTGGTACAATATCTACTGAAGCACAATGGGTTGCAAGAGCGCGACAAATAGTTGAAAATATAAAAAATAGAGCTAGCGCGTTAAATAAAACTGTTAGGTTTGCTATCCCGATATCATTTAGAGGCGGTGATCCTACACAAAGCCAAAGCACCAGAGATTTTCATCAAAACTATAACGATTTAATTACGGTTGATGAAAGTTTCTTTGATGCCATTGTGGTTCATAGATATGTTAATGCACAACGAGAAGATGGTAATAGGCCAGAAAATCTTACCGATCAATCATTAAGAGATTTGGTGTCGGCTAGTAGAATAATGGATCAAAGTCTTACCTATTCTAAAACACAGGTTTCTGAAGATAAAAACAGCATATGGCTAACCGAATGGGGTGTTGCAGGAAGCGAAGACGACGCTATTGGCGCGAGCTTTTTAGGTGCTGCCGATATATATTCACATATAATTACCAATAATGATCGACTTGAAGTAGAACGTATAAATTGGTTTTCTACAGTTGGAGCAAACGCACAATATACCGTAAACGGAACACTAAGTAATGTTGAAATTGGCAGAACAGGTTATGGAGATGTTTACAGTGTTTTAAGAGATAATTTGAGAGATTCTAACATGTTTAAAGATTATTCTCTAACGGCACCAGAGTTAAAAATTGGTGGTGAAGTGCAACAAGAAAAAGCAATACATGCACTTGCCGTAAGAAGATCAGATGGCACACCACGTTTAATTATTACCAATAAAACGAATGCAACAGCAAGATTAAATGTAAATATAGACGGTAACAGAGAAAATATAATAAATTATATTTCTAGCGGATATAGATGGGAAAGCCTTGCGTCTGCAACATCTATTCCATATTCTGATGAGCAAACCATAACAGATGCTATTTTAGTGCCGCCATTTTCGGTTATTAAAGTTGATATGAGTTTTGGTGAAGGTGTGGCCATTTTATCTACAGAGGATATTGGCAATTTCAATAATGACACTGATTTTGTTTTGTTTCCAAATCCAACATCATCTGCGTTTAATATTACACTTAATGGCATGAACTCTGCCAATATTATCATTACCGATATGTTAGGTAAAGTTGTTATTCAAACCAATACAAAAAGCGCAAATTTACAATTAAACACCAATGGAGTTCTTAAATCTGGATTGTATTTTGTAAGAGTAGTTGGCGACAATAATACATCGTTTGTTAAAAAGCTAGTCGTTAAATAA
- a CDS encoding pyruvate dehydrogenase complex E1 component subunit beta, with the protein MKTIQFREAICEAMSEEMRRDESIYLMGEEVAEYNGAYKASKGMLDEFGPKRVIDTPIAELGFAGIAVGSTMTGNRPIVEYMTFNFSLVGIDQIINNAAKIRQMSGGQFKCPIVFRGPTASAGQLGATHSQAFENWFANTPGLKVVVPSNPYDAKGLLKAAIRDDDPVIFMESEQMYGDKGEVPEGEYIIPLGVADVKRVGTDVTIVSFGKIIKEAYKAADELEKEGISCEIIDLRTVRPMDRKAILESVKKTNRLVVLEEAWPFGNVSTEITYLVQSEAFDYLDAPIVRINTADTPAPYSPVLLEEWLPNSDDVIKAVKKVLYL; encoded by the coding sequence ATGAAGACAATTCAATTTAGAGAAGCTATCTGTGAAGCTATGAGCGAAGAAATGCGCAGAGATGAGAGCATTTATTTAATGGGAGAGGAAGTAGCAGAATATAACGGTGCTTACAAAGCATCTAAAGGAATGTTAGATGAGTTTGGTCCTAAGCGTGTGATCGATACACCTATTGCAGAATTAGGTTTTGCTGGTATAGCAGTAGGTTCTACTATGACAGGTAACAGACCAATAGTTGAATATATGACTTTTAACTTTTCTTTAGTTGGTATTGATCAAATTATTAACAATGCCGCTAAAATAAGACAAATGTCGGGTGGCCAATTTAAATGTCCCATTGTTTTCCGTGGCCCAACTGCTTCTGCAGGTCAATTAGGAGCAACCCACTCACAAGCTTTTGAAAACTGGTTTGCAAACACACCAGGTTTAAAAGTGGTGGTGCCTTCTAATCCTTACGATGCAAAAGGCTTGTTAAAAGCTGCAATTCGCGATGACGATCCAGTTATTTTTATGGAGAGTGAGCAAATGTATGGCGATAAAGGTGAAGTGCCAGAAGGCGAATACATTATACCATTAGGTGTTGCAGATGTTAAACGCGTTGGTACCGATGTAACCATAGTGTCATTTGGTAAAATTATTAAAGAAGCTTATAAAGCAGCAGATGAACTAGAAAAAGAAGGCATTTCTTGTGAAATCATAGATTTACGAACCGTTCGCCCTATGGATAGAAAGGCCATCTTAGAATCTGTAAAGAAAACAAACAGATTGGTTGTTTTAGAAGAAGCTTGGCCGTTTGGAAATGTTTCAACAGAAATTACATATTTAGTACAATCTGAAGCATTCGATTATCTTGATGCTCCAATTGTTAGAATTAATACTGCAGATACGCCTGCACCTTATTCTCCAGTTTTGCTTGAAGAATGGTTGCCAAATAGCGACGACGTTATTAAGGCTGTTAAAAAAGTATTATACTTATAA
- a CDS encoding DUF5686 and carboxypeptidase-like regulatory domain-containing protein has translation MNFKLLFTFFILGLISTFAQTKVSGYVFDENNEPVPFANVLFKGSTKGTITNENGKFYLESDDTWTALTVSFIGYETLNVPLVKKVNYDLKFILKEEAAQLDQVFIVSGKQPKKNNPAIDLLRKIWEHKRKNGLSLYNQYQYDKYEKVEFDINTIDSALIKSKLFRGMEFVFNEVDTSSVTGKTYLPIFINEAVSTVYGDNIINKNKEVLNGNKNSGFSDNQIIIDFVDDLYSDFDIYDNYLRFFDKSFVSPLSRTGINTYNYVLKDSAYLENKWCYNIIYSPRRKNELTFKGDFWVADTTYAIKEINLQASKSANINWVKEIYIEQEYEVLNDSLFLVKRDYMMSDFALNKKEDSRGVYGKRTTLYDNYKFDIEKDKKFYETEVYNYDKDVYDRDDSFWEANRLESLNKDEKGVYKMLDTLKTVKKFKRLYNLGSILASGYIEFNELPLDYGPIFSTFGFNEVEGVRLRTGLRTYFGKNDLWRLEGFLAYGFKDDKFKYGLSGKWLLDKKNRFIISGGNRRDVEQIGASLTTSTDVLGRSFASSAVIGTGTNDKLTSINLTSLSVEMEPVRNLIFRLGGNYRTLESASPTFSLDYNAPDGVKSEIKQFESTLSVQYFPKRKMTGFGVERIEANDDFARLFAQVSKGDKSLFNSDFDYTKVQFSYIQPFQVGGFGRLTSTIEAGKTFGEVPLGLLSVIPGNQSYFSIYNTFTLLDFYEFVSDTYTSVHLEHNFNGRLFSRIPFLRKFNLREIVGIRGVWGDISEQNIALNTTSNPNSIPLIAPNSEMYYEYSFGVGNIFKVFRIDFNFRGNYLDEIKNPNARKFGVTGSFGFHF, from the coding sequence ATGAACTTTAAGCTACTTTTTACATTTTTTATATTAGGACTTATTTCAACGTTTGCTCAAACCAAAGTAAGTGGTTATGTGTTCGATGAAAATAATGAGCCTGTTCCATTTGCTAACGTTTTATTTAAAGGTTCTACCAAAGGAACTATTACAAACGAAAACGGAAAATTTTATTTAGAGTCTGATGATACCTGGACAGCCTTAACCGTATCTTTTATTGGTTACGAAACACTTAATGTGCCCTTAGTTAAAAAGGTAAATTACGATTTAAAGTTTATTTTAAAAGAAGAAGCCGCTCAATTAGATCAGGTTTTTATTGTTTCGGGAAAACAACCTAAAAAAAACAATCCAGCCATAGATTTACTTCGTAAAATCTGGGAACATAAACGAAAAAATGGATTAAGTCTTTACAATCAATATCAATACGATAAATACGAAAAAGTAGAATTTGATATTAATACCATAGACAGTGCACTTATAAAAAGTAAACTTTTTAGAGGTATGGAATTTGTATTTAATGAAGTTGATACCTCGAGCGTTACCGGAAAAACATACTTACCAATTTTTATTAATGAAGCTGTTTCAACGGTTTACGGCGACAATATAATTAACAAGAATAAAGAAGTTTTAAACGGAAATAAAAACTCTGGTTTTAGCGATAATCAAATAATTATCGACTTTGTAGACGATTTATATTCAGATTTTGATATCTACGATAATTACCTTCGTTTTTTTGATAAAAGTTTTGTAAGTCCTTTGTCACGAACAGGTATAAACACCTATAATTATGTATTAAAAGACAGTGCTTATTTAGAGAATAAATGGTGCTATAATATTATTTACTCCCCCAGACGTAAAAACGAATTAACATTTAAAGGCGATTTTTGGGTTGCAGATACCACTTACGCTATTAAAGAAATTAATTTACAGGCATCTAAAAGTGCCAACATCAACTGGGTTAAAGAAATTTACATCGAACAAGAATACGAAGTTTTAAATGACTCCCTTTTTCTAGTAAAACGCGATTACATGATGTCCGATTTTGCTTTAAATAAAAAGGAAGATTCGCGTGGCGTATATGGTAAACGAACCACACTATACGATAATTATAAGTTCGATATAGAAAAAGACAAGAAGTTTTACGAAACCGAAGTTTATAATTACGACAAGGATGTTTACGACAGAGACGATAGTTTTTGGGAAGCCAACCGATTGGAATCTTTAAACAAAGACGAAAAAGGCGTTTATAAAATGTTAGACACGCTAAAAACCGTTAAAAAGTTTAAACGCCTTTATAATCTCGGAAGCATTTTAGCATCGGGATACATAGAATTTAATGAGTTGCCGCTAGATTACGGTCCTATATTTTCAACCTTTGGTTTTAATGAAGTTGAAGGCGTGCGTTTAAGAACCGGACTGCGTACGTATTTTGGTAAAAACGATTTATGGAGGTTGGAAGGATTTTTAGCTTATGGTTTTAAAGACGATAAATTTAAATACGGACTTTCTGGTAAATGGTTGCTAGACAAGAAAAACCGATTTATTATTTCTGGTGGTAACAGACGCGATGTCGAACAAATTGGAGCTAGTTTAACCACGAGCACCGATGTACTAGGACGTAGTTTTGCATCGTCGGCCGTTATAGGAACAGGTACAAACGACAAATTAACATCTATTAATTTAACCAGTTTGTCTGTTGAAATGGAACCCGTTAGAAACCTTATTTTTAGGTTGGGAGGTAATTACCGTACATTAGAATCGGCTTCACCAACATTTAGTTTGGATTACAATGCACCCGATGGTGTTAAATCTGAAATAAAGCAATTTGAATCGACATTATCTGTTCAATATTTTCCAAAACGAAAAATGACAGGTTTTGGTGTAGAGCGTATTGAGGCTAACGACGATTTTGCTAGGTTATTTGCTCAAGTTAGTAAAGGAGATAAAAGTTTGTTTAACAGTGATTTCGACTATACCAAAGTGCAGTTTTCATACATACAGCCTTTTCAAGTGGGAGGTTTTGGTAGGTTAACCTCGACCATCGAGGCTGGTAAAACATTTGGAGAAGTACCTTTAGGCTTATTAAGTGTTATTCCAGGAAACCAGTCGTATTTTTCAATTTACAATACTTTTACCTTGTTAGATTTTTACGAGTTCGTTTCAGATACCTATACCTCTGTTCATTTAGAGCATAATTTTAACGGACGCCTTTTCTCAAGAATTCCGTTTTTAAGAAAGTTTAATTTGAGAGAAATAGTAGGTATTCGTGGTGTTTGGGGTGATATTTCAGAACAAAACATCGCATTAAATACAACTTCTAACCCCAATAGTATTCCTTTAATTGCACCAAATTCTGAAATGTATTACGAATACAGTTTCGGGGTTGGTAATATTTTTAAAGTGTTTAGAATAGATTTTAATTTTAGAGGAAATTACCTAGATGAAATTAAAAACCCAAATGCCCGTAAATTTGGTGTAACGGGCTCTTTTGGGTTTCATTTTTAA